One Nitrospiria bacterium genomic region harbors:
- the rpsC gene encoding 30S ribosomal protein S3, translating into MGQKVHPIGYRLGYIKTWNSRWYAQRDYATLLHEDLNIRRIVKEKLYHASVSKIEIERSGKQVKVDIFSARPGIIIGRKGVEVDKLKNELEALTQKQIFINIKEIKKPELDAQLVAENIALQLEKRVTFRRAMKRSVASTLRFGAQGIKVNCSGRLAGSEIARTEWYREGRVPLHTLRADIDYGFAEARTTYGQIGVKVWIYKGEILPPGKGGEIEERR; encoded by the coding sequence TTGGGACAGAAAGTACATCCAATAGGCTATCGCCTAGGTTATATTAAAACATGGAATTCTCGCTGGTATGCACAGCGGGATTATGCGACTCTGCTTCATGAGGATTTAAATATTCGTCGAATTGTCAAAGAGAAGTTGTACCATGCCAGCGTTTCCAAAATTGAAATTGAGCGATCGGGAAAACAAGTCAAGGTTGATATTTTTTCCGCACGACCTGGGATTATTATTGGAAGAAAAGGGGTTGAGGTGGATAAATTGAAAAATGAATTGGAGGCGCTGACCCAAAAACAAATTTTTATCAATATTAAAGAGATAAAAAAACCTGAATTGGATGCCCAATTGGTAGCCGAAAATATTGCCCTCCAGCTTGAAAAGCGTGTTACCTTTCGAAGAGCAATGAAACGGAGTGTTGCCTCAACGCTTCGGTTTGGTGCTCAGGGTATAAAAGTAAATTGTTCGGGAAGATTAGCGGGTTCAGAAATTGCTAGAACCGAATGGTATCGTGAAGGGAGAGTCCCTTTACACACATTACGGGCTGATATCGATTACGGATTTGCCGAGGCCCGAACCACCTATGGTCAGATTGGGGTGAAGGTTTGGATCTATAAAGGGGAAATTCTTCCCCCGGGAAAAGGTGGCGAAATTGAAGAGAGGCGCTGA
- the rplV gene encoding 50S ribosomal protein L22: protein MVDAKAVLRFVRVTPRKARLVVDLIRGKGVDEALTILRFVPNHASGLVEKLLRSAVANAEQKKVGDVDDLWVSKAFVDQGTTLKRIRPRSMGRANSIFKRTSHITLVVSPKSKMKDSVSRGR from the coding sequence ATGGTTGATGCAAAAGCTGTCTTGCGATTTGTTCGAGTGACCCCGAGAAAGGCCCGTTTGGTGGTGGATTTGATTCGTGGAAAAGGGGTTGATGAAGCATTAACCATTCTTCGGTTTGTACCAAACCATGCCTCTGGATTGGTGGAAAAGTTGCTCCGTTCTGCCGTGGCTAACGCGGAGCAGAAAAAAGTTGGGGATGTGGATGATTTATGGGTCAGTAAGGCTTTCGTGGATCAAGGGACCACTCTTAAACGAATTCGCCCCAGATCTATGGGACGAGCCAATTCCATATTTAAAAGAACCAGCCATATCACCCTGGTTGTATCCCCGAAATCTAAAATGAAAGATAGCGTTTCTCGTGGAAGGTAA